A genomic region of Noviherbaspirillum sp. L7-7A contains the following coding sequences:
- a CDS encoding molecular chaperone TorD family protein, producing MQSDERKFPAPPGEVSGTGLFENARNEGVLLPAEERARAFFYSLLATLVLSPPSADLLDALANADPIAGGAGELESAWEQLVLVASIMDADAVGDEFNALFVSTGTPLINPHASLYLSGFMMDRPLASLRERLREFGLARRAGAFELEDHLGSLCETMALLIRQGRPLPVQRAFFDEQIAEWAQACLDDIRNAEGANFYRHVAQLTGAFMAVEREAFEMTGAD from the coding sequence ATGCAGAGTGATGAGCGAAAATTCCCAGCGCCTCCTGGCGAGGTATCCGGTACTGGATTATTTGAGAATGCACGGAATGAAGGCGTTCTCCTGCCAGCCGAAGAGAGGGCGCGCGCTTTTTTTTACAGCCTGCTGGCTACCTTGGTGCTCTCCCCGCCTTCCGCCGACCTGCTGGATGCGCTCGCCAATGCGGACCCAATCGCTGGCGGGGCCGGGGAGCTTGAATCGGCCTGGGAACAACTGGTGCTGGTTGCCAGCATCATGGACGCTGATGCGGTGGGCGATGAGTTCAATGCGCTGTTCGTTTCAACCGGGACGCCGTTGATCAATCCTCATGCGTCGCTTTATCTGTCAGGTTTCATGATGGACAGGCCATTGGCGTCGCTGCGTGAGAGGCTGCGCGAATTCGGGCTGGCGCGGCGGGCCGGCGCCTTCGAACTGGAAGATCACCTCGGCTCGCTATGCGAAACCATGGCGCTGCTAATACGCCAGGGCCGACCGCTCCCGGTGCAGAGAGCTTTCTTCGACGAGCAGATTGCCGAATGGGCGCAAGCCTGCCTGGACGATATACGAAATGCGGAAGGGGCCAATTTCTACCGCCACGTTGCGCAATTAACCGGCGCTTTCATGGCAGTGGAACGCGAGGCGTTCGAAATGACCGGGGCTGACTAA